A window from Pseudomonas moraviensis encodes these proteins:
- a CDS encoding phage antirepressor KilAC domain-containing protein produces the protein MERTLAQAATHLGLTRPKLIARMREKGLINERNLPAYPNRDRDYLRIKDGQWYHDQLGMQYSQSTRIKQPGIRWLAEKLGIDLPAIPADSRDVA, from the coding sequence ATGGAACGCACTCTCGCCCAAGCCGCAACCCACCTCGGTCTGACTCGGCCGAAGCTCATCGCACGTATGCGTGAAAAAGGGCTGATTAACGAGCGAAACCTACCAGCCTACCCCAACCGTGATCGCGACTACCTGCGAATCAAGGACGGTCAGTGGTACCACGATCAGCTCGGCATGCAGTACAGCCAATCAACCCGGATCAAACAGCCCGGTATCCGTTGGCTGGCTGAAAAGTTGGGCATCGACCTACCCGCCATTCCGGCAGACAGCCGTGACGTGGCCTAG
- a CDS encoding DUF2806 domain-containing protein, whose product MSDLPTDLDPSHSSASRESNITTGASDFIADAISGIPAPIRKNAFKAFAQLCTAIVDVPIAHLEGLAAEKRAETKARIALIGESGRQISEQILVSESFIDAASQKFSQKIVREQRNVQTISKIAADELKCLPESEVTASENDGVTDDWLNLFEREASAKSSEEMQFLFGKILAGEIRRPSSFSIRTVRLLGQLDANVAKVFADFCSMVICLKGSDKVIDARVFTPGKVNEADPLKEWGVSYSKLLLLQEFGLIVAELKTQMNYSYTISKVGKQAFPFEFQGKKWVLDQTAEANANQELWLSGPSLSSVGKELMAIVDITPNENYAGALHGFFHSRNLKMKAVN is encoded by the coding sequence ATGTCAGACCTTCCTACGGATTTAGATCCAAGCCATTCTTCGGCATCAAGGGAATCTAATATAACTACTGGTGCAAGTGATTTTATTGCTGACGCCATAAGTGGAATACCAGCTCCCATACGAAAGAATGCTTTTAAGGCGTTCGCTCAGTTGTGTACGGCAATAGTAGATGTACCGATTGCACATTTAGAGGGGCTTGCTGCAGAGAAGAGAGCAGAGACCAAAGCTAGGATTGCTTTGATAGGTGAAAGTGGCAGACAGATTTCGGAACAAATTTTAGTCAGTGAAAGTTTTATAGATGCAGCGTCACAAAAGTTCTCACAAAAAATTGTCAGAGAACAACGAAACGTTCAGACGATTTCTAAAATAGCTGCTGATGAGTTGAAGTGTTTACCAGAGTCAGAAGTGACTGCCTCTGAAAATGACGGTGTAACTGACGATTGGCTAAACCTGTTTGAAAGGGAAGCCTCGGCTAAAAGTTCTGAAGAAATGCAGTTCCTTTTCGGAAAGATCCTAGCAGGGGAAATTCGAAGGCCTTCATCTTTTTCTATCAGAACAGTAAGGCTATTAGGACAGCTTGATGCCAACGTTGCTAAAGTCTTTGCAGATTTTTGCTCAATGGTCATTTGTTTAAAAGGCAGCGACAAAGTCATTGATGCAAGAGTTTTTACTCCAGGGAAAGTGAATGAGGCGGACCCATTGAAAGAGTGGGGCGTCAGCTATAGTAAGCTGTTATTGCTTCAAGAGTTTGGTTTGATTGTCGCAGAACTAAAAACTCAGATGAATTACTCATACACAATTTCTAAGGTTGGCAAACAAGCATTCCCTTTTGAGTTTCAGGGAAAAAAATGGGTTTTGGATCAAACCGCTGAGGCAAACGCTAATCAAGAGCTGTGGTTGAGTGGGCCTAGCTTAAGTTCGGTGGGAAAAGAGTTAATGGCTATTGTAGATATTACTCCAAATGAAAATTATGCTGGAGCGCTACACGGCTTTTTTCATTCGAGAAATTTAAAGATGAAGGCAGTAAACTGA
- a CDS encoding LexA family protein: MVDKNSLRAAFSERLHEALDDAGVRARGRGVDIHRQLKSLGVDKTTQAISKWLNGEAMAEADSMSALCSWLGVRREWLEYGVLPKEQTGHGNVCALDPTNLSNVSEINQRFGKVPLISWVQAGAWCEAISNIESYDSDSWLSCPVPISNHGYALKVLGDSMTNPGPGRSYPTGCIIFVDPEAETKTGDRVIARVPRTNEATFKILVEDAGRQFLRPINPQYPIIDITEETHICGKVVGSFIPE, translated from the coding sequence ATGGTTGATAAAAATTCCCTCCGCGCAGCTTTCAGCGAGCGCCTACACGAAGCTCTCGACGATGCCGGCGTACGCGCCCGTGGTCGAGGAGTGGATATTCATCGTCAGTTGAAAAGCTTAGGCGTTGATAAAACGACTCAGGCCATCAGCAAGTGGTTAAATGGCGAAGCGATGGCTGAAGCGGACAGTATGTCTGCCCTCTGCTCATGGCTTGGTGTCAGGCGGGAATGGCTTGAGTATGGGGTTCTGCCGAAAGAGCAGACTGGCCATGGCAACGTTTGTGCTCTTGACCCTACAAACTTGAGCAACGTTAGTGAAATCAATCAGCGCTTCGGTAAGGTGCCATTAATCTCATGGGTTCAAGCTGGGGCTTGGTGCGAGGCGATCTCCAACATCGAGAGTTATGATAGTGACTCTTGGCTATCGTGCCCGGTTCCGATTAGCAACCATGGCTATGCCTTGAAGGTTCTCGGTGACTCGATGACTAATCCAGGGCCTGGGCGCAGCTACCCAACAGGATGTATCATTTTTGTGGATCCAGAAGCGGAAACAAAGACCGGAGATCGAGTAATTGCCAGAGTGCCACGCACAAACGAAGCAACGTTTAAGATATTAGTAGAAGACGCTGGACGGCAATTTCTTAGACCAATCAATCCGCAATATCCAATCATCGATATTACGGAGGAGACGCATATATGCGGCAAAGTGGTTGGGTCATTCATACCGGAATAA
- a CDS encoding phage regulatory CII family protein: protein MSRIALSSVERAQREVLPLDLALYHAARDYPGGAAAIAATTGRNATTLQHKLSPTHPSHTVNIQEFGEILELTKDRRILDAVHALVGDTTWQELAEAYTNDMPETLTTGIAEYFRQVADLADTWAKSIGDGVVSDEELAAIRLQVFRGIQGLLGLFNRATYVNQTTRGTDRG, encoded by the coding sequence ATGAGCCGTATCGCTCTGAGTTCTGTTGAGCGGGCGCAGCGGGAAGTTTTGCCGCTCGATCTCGCGCTTTACCATGCCGCTCGGGACTACCCCGGCGGTGCCGCAGCCATCGCCGCCACCACCGGCCGGAATGCGACCACGCTGCAGCATAAGCTTTCTCCAACCCACCCCAGCCACACGGTAAACATTCAAGAGTTCGGCGAGATTCTGGAGCTGACCAAGGATCGCCGCATTCTGGATGCGGTGCATGCATTAGTCGGTGACACGACTTGGCAGGAGCTGGCTGAGGCGTACACCAACGATATGCCCGAGACGTTGACCACCGGTATTGCCGAGTACTTCCGGCAGGTCGCGGATCTGGCTGATACCTGGGCCAAGAGCATTGGCGACGGTGTGGTTTCTGATGAAGAACTGGCCGCGATTCGCCTGCAGGTGTTTCGAGGCATTCAAGGGCTGTTGGGGCTGTTCAATCGCGCTACCTACGTCAATCAGACGACGCGGGGTACTGATCGTGGTTGA
- a CDS encoding TraR/DksA family transcriptional regulator, which produces MVDIVDFANDLVQERIDQALAARLLAAKPALAAHSFLYCETCHGPIPEARRLAQPGCTQCVDCLSLAELKGARHAR; this is translated from the coding sequence GTGGTTGATATCGTCGACTTCGCTAATGACTTGGTACAGGAGCGCATCGATCAGGCGCTGGCTGCACGTCTTCTCGCCGCCAAGCCTGCTTTGGCGGCACATTCGTTTCTGTACTGTGAAACCTGCCATGGCCCCATCCCAGAGGCTCGCCGTTTGGCGCAGCCCGGCTGTACCCAGTGCGTCGACTGCCTTTCGCTCGCGGAATTGAAAGGGGCACGCCATGCTCGATGA
- a CDS encoding VapE domain-containing protein has protein sequence MLDEVLVQFADYGLEPAQPLVFGKLTRCKTTQDKGKEKNGWYVVHEQRTAKGETLIFGAFGDWRSGESQKIKVKAGRMSPEEREVMRARQEEAKRRAAEISANAARRAAKRAAVMFKRMPEKGRSDYLDRKQIVGFGVRYAPRTGAFLVPMSNVRDEIVGLQVVFPTKQEDTGRDKSYWPYGMSKEGAFHLIGPHPDPGEPVLVCEGYATGASLHMATSLTVAVAFDAGNLLVVCKAMRERFAGCPLIICRDDDWKTTKPNGDAWNPGEEKANNAALIVGGQVVAPIFSGEREAKWTDFNDLHVAEGLEAVRRQVLAVVKPPAAGGWKDLLARSESGALIAHMQNVELILANDERWAGVISYSAFSSKIVKLRAAPYGGGTGDWADIDDVRVMKWLAQQYNLRVKASHVIEAVSVVAHDHAFHPVRQYLRKLQWDQVPRLESWLTDVMGVKATDYSAKVGKRWMLSAVARVMKPGCKADSVMILEGAQGAGKSTAMSILGGEWFMDTPFALGDKDGFQAIRGKWIVELGELDSFNKAESTKAKQFFSASTDTYRESYGRRTMDVPRQCVFVGTTNQDEYLKDATGNRRYWPVACTKVDLELLRSMRDQLWAEAVFCYDAGDLWWVTLDEAAMFGEEQDERFVVDEWEGPILTWLEESQIGETITGSDMLTSALKLDFGHWGKPEQMRVGAIMHRLGWRRVRLPALAKSGLRPWAYKKPTGWGGASALQRVEFEEPCFD, from the coding sequence ATGCTCGATGAGGTACTGGTGCAGTTCGCGGATTACGGTCTTGAGCCAGCGCAGCCATTGGTGTTCGGCAAGCTGACCCGCTGCAAGACGACACAAGACAAGGGCAAGGAAAAGAACGGTTGGTATGTCGTTCATGAGCAGCGCACTGCGAAAGGGGAGACGCTGATCTTCGGTGCGTTCGGTGACTGGCGGTCGGGCGAGTCTCAGAAGATCAAGGTCAAGGCTGGGCGGATGTCTCCTGAAGAGCGCGAGGTTATGCGCGCTCGACAGGAAGAGGCCAAGCGCCGGGCGGCTGAGATCTCGGCCAACGCAGCACGTCGAGCGGCAAAGCGGGCGGCGGTTATGTTCAAGCGCATGCCGGAGAAGGGCCGTAGCGACTATCTGGACCGAAAGCAGATTGTCGGCTTCGGCGTTCGGTATGCGCCGCGCACCGGCGCGTTCCTGGTACCGATGAGCAATGTGCGGGACGAGATTGTTGGCCTGCAGGTGGTGTTTCCGACCAAGCAAGAGGACACCGGCCGGGACAAGTCCTATTGGCCTTACGGCATGTCGAAGGAGGGCGCTTTCCATCTGATCGGGCCTCACCCTGATCCGGGCGAGCCGGTGCTGGTTTGTGAGGGTTACGCGACCGGCGCAAGTCTGCATATGGCCACGTCACTGACCGTCGCCGTTGCGTTTGATGCGGGCAACTTGCTAGTGGTTTGCAAGGCCATGCGAGAGCGTTTCGCCGGTTGCCCGCTGATCATTTGCCGGGACGATGACTGGAAAACCACAAAGCCGAATGGCGATGCGTGGAACCCCGGTGAGGAGAAAGCAAACAACGCGGCGCTGATTGTCGGTGGCCAGGTGGTCGCACCGATCTTTTCCGGCGAGCGGGAAGCGAAGTGGACCGACTTCAACGACCTGCATGTTGCGGAAGGTTTGGAAGCTGTGCGTCGTCAGGTGCTGGCGGTGGTCAAGCCGCCGGCTGCTGGTGGTTGGAAAGATCTGCTTGCACGTAGCGAGAGCGGCGCGCTGATTGCGCACATGCAGAACGTCGAATTGATCCTGGCCAACGATGAGCGTTGGGCCGGGGTGATCAGCTACAGCGCGTTCAGCTCGAAGATCGTCAAGCTACGTGCGGCGCCCTATGGCGGCGGCACGGGCGATTGGGCTGACATTGACGATGTTCGGGTTATGAAGTGGCTCGCGCAGCAGTACAACTTGCGGGTCAAGGCATCGCATGTGATCGAGGCGGTGAGCGTAGTTGCGCATGACCATGCGTTTCATCCAGTGCGGCAGTACCTGCGCAAGCTGCAGTGGGATCAGGTGCCTCGGCTCGAAAGTTGGCTCACGGACGTCATGGGCGTGAAGGCAACAGATTATTCGGCAAAGGTTGGCAAGCGCTGGATGTTGTCGGCCGTGGCGCGGGTGATGAAGCCGGGTTGCAAGGCTGACTCGGTGATGATTCTGGAAGGTGCGCAGGGCGCCGGTAAGTCGACGGCGATGAGCATTCTCGGCGGCGAGTGGTTCATGGACACGCCGTTTGCGCTCGGCGACAAGGACGGCTTTCAGGCGATCCGCGGCAAGTGGATCGTCGAGCTGGGCGAGCTGGACAGCTTCAACAAGGCTGAGAGTACGAAGGCCAAGCAGTTCTTTTCGGCGTCGACCGACACTTACCGCGAGAGCTACGGCCGAAGAACGATGGACGTGCCACGCCAGTGTGTTTTCGTGGGTACGACCAACCAAGATGAGTACCTAAAGGACGCCACCGGCAACCGGCGTTACTGGCCGGTCGCGTGTACCAAGGTGGATCTGGAGTTGTTGCGCTCGATGCGCGATCAGCTGTGGGCCGAGGCGGTGTTCTGCTACGACGCGGGCGACCTCTGGTGGGTGACGCTGGATGAGGCGGCAATGTTCGGCGAAGAGCAGGACGAGCGTTTCGTTGTGGATGAATGGGAAGGTCCGATTCTGACTTGGCTCGAGGAGTCGCAGATCGGCGAGACCATCACCGGTAGCGACATGCTCACCAGTGCGTTGAAGTTGGACTTCGGGCATTGGGGCAAACCGGAGCAGATGCGCGTCGGCGCGATCATGCATCGGTTGGGCTGGCGGCGTGTTCGGTTGCCGGCGTTGGCTAAGAGCGGCCTGCGGCCCTGGGCTTACAAGAAGCCGACAGGGTGGGGCGGTGCCTCGGCGTTGCAGCGAGTGGAATTCGAGGAGCCTTGCTTTGATTAA
- a CDS encoding phage holin family protein, translating to MTSEQQALAEMPIWLVIVLALVGGVSGEMWRADKDGARGWALLRRLALRSGACIVCGVTAMMLMIAAGMSLWTAGALGCLTAMAGADVAIGLYERWAAKRLGLSEAPPTRGGQM from the coding sequence ATGACAAGCGAGCAACAAGCACTGGCAGAAATGCCGATCTGGTTAGTGATCGTCCTGGCTCTGGTCGGTGGCGTATCGGGGGAGATGTGGCGGGCAGACAAGGACGGGGCGCGGGGCTGGGCGTTGTTACGCAGGCTCGCGCTTCGGTCGGGTGCCTGCATTGTCTGCGGGGTAACGGCGATGATGTTGATGATTGCCGCCGGGATGTCGCTGTGGACGGCGGGGGCGTTGGGTTGCCTAACGGCGATGGCCGGCGCGGACGTTGCCATCGGATTGTATGAACGATGGGCTGCCAAGCGACTGGGCCTTAGCGAAGCCCCGCCAACCAGGGGCGGGCAGATGTGA
- a CDS encoding terminase small subunit: MTEPTYLSKSAFAARLGRSPSYVTWLKDNNRLVLSPNGKQVDVHATEALIRDTADPSKVAVAERHQQDRIQRDVYSQLSSQAEPTSTAAPPLTITPAGQLPDFQKARALREHNLAQLAEIELHKAKGSLVALSAVQSGAYNAGRMLRDQLLGMPPQLAPELASMTDPWEIEKHLTAAIRRSLEDAERTSSADLEHALTTS; encoded by the coding sequence ATGACAGAACCAACCTACCTGTCGAAGAGTGCCTTCGCGGCCCGGCTCGGCAGGTCGCCGAGTTACGTCACCTGGCTGAAAGACAACAACCGTCTGGTGCTATCGCCCAACGGCAAACAGGTTGATGTGCATGCCACCGAAGCGCTGATTCGCGACACCGCAGACCCGAGCAAGGTCGCCGTCGCTGAACGACACCAGCAGGACCGGATTCAGCGCGACGTTTACAGCCAACTATCCAGCCAGGCCGAGCCGACTTCAACGGCTGCGCCGCCGCTCACGATTACACCTGCGGGGCAGCTCCCCGACTTTCAGAAGGCCCGAGCACTGCGCGAGCACAACTTGGCACAGCTCGCTGAGATCGAGTTGCACAAGGCCAAGGGTTCGCTGGTTGCCCTGTCGGCGGTGCAGTCCGGCGCTTACAACGCGGGTCGCATGCTGCGTGATCAACTGCTGGGCATGCCTCCCCAACTGGCTCCAGAACTAGCGTCGATGACCGACCCCTGGGAAATCGAAAAGCACCTCACCGCGGCGATCCGCCGCTCGCTGGAAGACGCAGAGCGCACGTCTTCAGCGGACCTTGAACACGCACTGACCACGAGTTAA
- a CDS encoding phage terminase large subunit family protein has product MPTEIPDGAEVYREAYFRGLRPDPDVWIDQWADEYMRIPRDTGAAEPGQYRTSRTPYAREPMRCLSPAHPCKRVITMVASQLMKTQIGLNWIGGLMHMAPSNILALLPSLGLAKRVSSRIGKTIKATPVLRERVAANRSRDSRNTMDTKEFEGGTLYVTTAGSAANLSELSARYVYGDEIDRWEVDLGEEGDPIELAETRGSTFGRNAKFYFSSSPTIKGASRISDLFDGSDQRHYYVPCPYCGHMQVLEWENLLYSADFSVVHYKCAASGMDCDVLIDEYHKGEMLAKGEWRAHAEGDGETVGFHLNALYSPLGWMDWKSLAKQFEKAKKAQAKGDLEPMQVFYNTRLAKVWDAAQEQTKADVLRQRARLEGYTLGSLPAAVMMITGAVDVQANRLEFMAMGWGVGMERWVVDYQVVSGDPADERTWAALDELLKAKYRHPCAVGLGILAVAVDSGGHHTDEVYQFCRVRRWRNVFAIKGASKPGKPVIAQRPSMVDVTWKGQTERNGAELWFVGTDTAKDWIYNRYPFESGPGALHFAKDLPDDFFDQCVAERKVARYVRGHKRIEWVKGKAERNEALDLMVYCLAMAHYLGLHRYKEHDWERVRQSLAQSGLFDEAPGIKPVQGERVDGLELTTPVRPPASPPVAPVVPPRPAATPPQRRSSTSGYLKRR; this is encoded by the coding sequence ATGCCCACAGAAATCCCTGACGGTGCAGAGGTGTACCGCGAGGCGTATTTTCGTGGGCTACGGCCCGACCCGGACGTCTGGATCGATCAGTGGGCCGATGAGTACATGCGCATCCCGCGTGACACCGGCGCCGCTGAGCCGGGCCAGTACCGCACTTCGCGTACACCATATGCCCGCGAGCCCATGCGTTGCCTTTCGCCGGCTCACCCCTGCAAGCGCGTGATCACGATGGTCGCGTCGCAGTTAATGAAAACTCAGATCGGCCTAAATTGGATTGGCGGCCTGATGCACATGGCACCGTCGAATATCCTGGCGTTACTGCCAAGCCTCGGCCTGGCCAAACGGGTGTCCTCGCGGATCGGTAAAACGATCAAGGCGACGCCGGTACTGCGCGAGCGTGTCGCGGCTAACCGCTCGCGGGATTCGCGTAACACGATGGACACCAAAGAGTTCGAGGGTGGCACGTTGTACGTCACCACTGCCGGCTCGGCCGCCAACCTGTCGGAGCTGTCGGCGCGCTACGTTTACGGCGACGAAATCGACCGCTGGGAGGTCGACCTCGGCGAGGAGGGCGATCCCATTGAGCTGGCGGAAACCCGGGGTAGTACCTTTGGCCGTAACGCCAAGTTCTACTTCTCCAGCTCGCCAACGATCAAGGGCGCCTCGCGAATCTCCGACCTATTCGACGGCAGTGACCAGCGTCATTACTACGTGCCATGTCCGTACTGTGGGCACATGCAGGTGCTTGAGTGGGAGAACCTTCTCTACTCGGCCGACTTTAGCGTAGTGCATTACAAATGCGCGGCGTCCGGGATGGACTGTGACGTACTGATCGATGAGTACCACAAGGGTGAAATGCTCGCCAAGGGCGAGTGGCGCGCTCATGCCGAGGGGGACGGCGAGACGGTGGGTTTCCACCTTAACGCGCTGTATTCACCGCTCGGTTGGATGGACTGGAAGTCGCTGGCCAAGCAATTCGAGAAGGCAAAAAAGGCCCAGGCCAAAGGCGATCTTGAGCCCATGCAGGTGTTCTACAACACCCGTTTGGCGAAGGTGTGGGACGCGGCTCAAGAGCAGACCAAAGCCGACGTTCTGAGGCAGCGCGCGAGGTTGGAAGGCTACACCCTTGGCTCTCTGCCGGCGGCGGTGATGATGATCACCGGCGCCGTTGACGTTCAAGCCAACCGGCTGGAATTCATGGCCATGGGCTGGGGTGTCGGCATGGAGCGTTGGGTCGTCGACTACCAAGTGGTCTCCGGCGATCCCGCAGACGAGCGCACATGGGCGGCGCTGGACGAATTACTCAAGGCCAAATATCGCCATCCGTGCGCTGTCGGTCTGGGCATTCTTGCGGTGGCCGTTGACTCCGGTGGTCACCACACCGATGAGGTCTACCAATTCTGCCGCGTTCGTCGCTGGCGGAACGTCTTCGCCATCAAGGGGGCGAGCAAACCCGGCAAACCGGTCATTGCTCAACGCCCGTCCATGGTCGACGTGACGTGGAAAGGCCAGACCGAACGCAACGGTGCCGAGCTTTGGTTCGTCGGTACTGACACAGCGAAGGACTGGATCTACAACCGCTACCCGTTTGAGTCCGGGCCGGGCGCGTTGCACTTCGCGAAGGACCTGCCGGACGACTTCTTCGACCAGTGCGTAGCAGAACGCAAGGTCGCCCGTTATGTGCGTGGCCACAAGCGCATCGAATGGGTGAAGGGCAAGGCAGAGCGCAACGAAGCGCTCGATCTGATGGTGTATTGCCTCGCCATGGCGCATTACCTGGGCCTCCACCGATATAAGGAACACGACTGGGAGCGCGTGCGTCAGTCCTTGGCGCAGTCCGGACTGTTTGACGAAGCGCCGGGCATCAAGCCCGTTCAAGGTGAACGGGTCGATGGACTTGAACTAACTACGCCTGTTCGGCCTCCGGCTTCACCACCAGTTGCTCCGGTCGTGCCACCGCGCCCAGCAGCAACACCCCCTCAACGCCGCAGCTCCACCAGTGGCTACCTGAAGAGACGCTGA
- a CDS encoding phage head-tail joining protein — MSFTKKHLDAVEAAIARGEKTVRYTDRTVEYRTVDELLKAREEIRSSLVNAAGPRSRVVRLYHAGKGI, encoded by the coding sequence ATGTCATTTACCAAGAAGCACCTCGACGCGGTTGAGGCGGCCATTGCTCGCGGTGAGAAAACTGTGCGCTATACCGACCGCACCGTGGAATACCGCACTGTCGACGAACTGCTTAAGGCGCGTGAAGAAATACGCTCGTCGCTGGTCAACGCTGCAGGGCCTCGCTCGCGCGTGGTTCGGCTGTACCACGCAGGGAAGGGGATCTGA
- a CDS encoding phage portal protein, giving the protein MARQFPTLTRNGFVLPSNIKASYEGAGEGRRSTGWDASDNGINSINTPALRNLRSRSRSAVRNDPYAFNVIDKRVSNLIGTGITPRPTTDDDALRKLLQELWADWVDESDADDRTDFYGQQALVARTVETSGECFVRLRPRGLDEGLAVPLQLQILAPEFVPHDKFETTKNGNVIRAGIEFTPGGKRVAYWMYLSHPRDAASLNAGYNQLVRVPAAQVLHIFEPVEPGQLRGVPRLSPVLKRLRSLDNYDDAVLFRQEVANLFAGFIKRPAPESGQQPRDPVTGALLDLDRDGYTPMVALEPGTMQELGAGEEVEFSKPPDAGNNYPDFMRQQLMAAAAGSGTPYEILTGDMRGINDRALRVVLNEFRRRLEQLQFSVYVHQLCRPVRAAWMDMAVLSGVLVLDDYAQKRRQYLRTRWVPQGWAYIQPVQDVQARRMEVQAGFSSRSEMVLRTGYDAETVDLENAADLARATKLGLNYNTLDAVEDTDDKEQP; this is encoded by the coding sequence ATGGCCCGACAGTTTCCAACGCTTACCCGTAACGGATTTGTGCTGCCGTCCAACATCAAGGCCAGTTACGAGGGCGCCGGAGAGGGCCGTCGCTCCACTGGCTGGGATGCGTCCGACAACGGGATCAACAGCATCAACACCCCGGCACTGCGCAACCTTCGGTCGCGCTCACGGTCAGCAGTTCGCAATGACCCGTATGCCTTCAACGTCATCGACAAGCGTGTCAGCAACCTGATAGGCACGGGCATCACCCCTCGGCCGACAACCGACGACGATGCATTGCGCAAACTTCTGCAGGAGCTGTGGGCGGATTGGGTCGATGAGTCGGATGCGGATGATCGCACCGACTTCTACGGCCAGCAGGCGCTGGTGGCGCGCACGGTGGAAACCTCGGGCGAATGCTTCGTTCGGTTGCGTCCACGCGGTCTGGATGAAGGCTTGGCCGTTCCGCTGCAGCTGCAGATCCTCGCACCGGAATTTGTGCCGCACGACAAATTCGAGACCACCAAAAACGGCAACGTCATCCGCGCTGGCATCGAGTTCACTCCCGGCGGCAAGCGGGTGGCGTACTGGATGTACCTCTCGCATCCGCGCGATGCAGCCTCGCTGAACGCCGGCTACAACCAGCTGGTCCGCGTGCCGGCTGCTCAGGTGCTGCACATCTTCGAACCGGTGGAGCCTGGCCAGTTGCGGGGTGTGCCGCGATTGTCGCCGGTGCTCAAACGCCTGCGCAGTCTGGACAACTACGACGACGCGGTGCTGTTCCGTCAGGAAGTAGCCAATCTGTTCGCTGGTTTCATCAAGCGCCCGGCTCCGGAGTCGGGGCAACAACCCCGCGACCCCGTTACCGGCGCCTTGCTGGATCTGGACCGCGATGGCTACACGCCGATGGTTGCGCTCGAACCCGGCACTATGCAGGAACTAGGGGCAGGCGAGGAGGTTGAGTTCTCCAAACCGCCAGACGCCGGCAACAACTATCCGGACTTCATGCGGCAGCAACTGATGGCTGCTGCAGCGGGGTCGGGTACGCCATACGAGATCCTCACCGGCGACATGCGCGGAATCAACGACCGAGCGCTTCGGGTGGTGCTCAACGAGTTTCGGCGCCGTCTGGAACAACTGCAATTCAGCGTGTACGTGCATCAGCTCTGCCGTCCTGTACGGGCGGCGTGGATGGATATGGCGGTGCTGTCTGGTGTTCTGGTGCTGGACGATTACGCACAGAAACGCCGCCAGTACCTGCGTACCCGTTGGGTGCCACAAGGCTGGGCCTACATCCAGCCAGTACAGGACGTGCAGGCACGCCGGATGGAGGTACAGGCCGGGTTTTCCTCTCGCAGCGAGATGGTGCTGCGCACCGGTTACGACGCTGAAACGGTCGATCTTGAAAACGCCGCCGATCTGGCACGGGCCACAAAACTGGGTCTCAACTACAACACTCTTGATGCCGTCGAGGACACCGACGACAAGGAGCAACCATGA